One genomic segment of Panicum virgatum strain AP13 chromosome 2N, P.virgatum_v5, whole genome shotgun sequence includes these proteins:
- the LOC120662242 gene encoding uncharacterized protein LOC120662242, giving the protein MAAAASSPSPAPAAKKQNKWLRGNNKVIDRYLGEARAALAAAAQQDTEDGDDAAAAALGLVNLVLEMSPRAEAALELRARALLALRRYRDVADMLRDYIPSCGKSCCSGDDATTTTTSSCSSGSGDLAAASRMELLSPDRDRSDAGAAAARFLCFDVSELKRRLVAGFSRSSNTEAQWRYLVLGQACFHLGLMEDAVVLLQTGRRLASAAFRRESVCWSEDSFSPPNMTVSRRTSKSGSASVAPAASEAESVSQLLAHVKLLLRRRAAAMAALDAGLPAEAVRHFNKVLDTRRSVLPHPFATACLVGRAAAFRSAGRPADAIADCNRALALDPAFIPALRARADLLESVGALPDCLRDLDHLKLLYDAALRDGKLPGPSWRPQGGVRFGEIAGAHRTLTGRIQQLRGRVAAGAGEGCSVDYYALLGVRRGCTRSELERAHLVLTLKLKPVRSVSFAERLELVDEHRDLEAVRDQARMSALFLYRMLHKGYSFIMSAVLDEEAAARQQQDEAAVAARTTAAAAGTPTSMGPGLQGVFCRDMAVVGSLLSRGGFDRPIPVKCEAMSC; this is encoded by the exons atggcggcggcggcgtcatctCCTTCCCCCGCTCCGGCGGCCAAGAAACAGAACAAGTGGCTCCGCGGAAACAACAAG GTGATCGATAGGTACCTCGGCGAGGCGCGGGCGGCTCtcgctgcggcggcgcagcaggacACCGAGGATggggacgacgcggcggcggcggcgctcggcttgGTGAACCTGGTTCTGGAGATGTCGCCGCGGGCcgaggcggcgctggagctcCGAGCGCGCGCGCTTCTCGCGCTCAGGCGCTACCGCGACGTCGCCGACATGCTCCGCGACTACATACCCAGCTGTGGCAAGTCCTGCTGCTCGGGCGAcgacgccaccaccaccaccacctcctcctgttcgtccggctccggcgacctcgccgccgcctctagGATGGAGCTCCTGTCCCCGGACCGCGACCGCTCCGACGcaggcgctgccgccgctcgctTCCTGTGCTTCGACGTATCCGAGCTGAagcgccgcctcgtcgccggcTTCTCCAGGAGCTCCAACACCGAAGCCCAATGGAG GTACCTGGTCTTGGGGCAGGCCTGCTTCCACCTCGGATTAATGGAGGACGCGGTGGTGCTTCTCCaaaccggccgccgcctcgcctcggcgGCGTTCCGTCGCGAGAGCGTGTGCTGGTCGGAGGACAGCTTCTCGCCGCCGAACATGACGGTCAGCAGAAGAACGTCCAAGTCCGGCTCCGCATCCGTGGCGCCGGCGGCAAGCGAGGCGGAGTCCGTGTCGCAGCTGCTTGCGCACGTGAAGCTCCTCCTCCGTCGtcgcgcggcggcgatggcggcgctcGACGCCGGGCTCCCAGCGGAGGCCGTGCGCCATTTCAACAAGGTTCTGGACACGCGCCGCAGCGTGCTGCCGCACCCCTTCGCCACAGCCTGCCTcgtcggccgcgccgccgcgttccgGTCGGCGGGGCGCCCGGCAGACGCCATCGCTGACTGCAACCGCGCGCTGGCGCTCGACCCGGCGTTCATCCCGGcgctgcgcgcgcgcgccgaccTGCTGGAGTCGGTCGGGGCGCTCCCCGACTGCCTCCGGGACCTCGACCACCTCAAGCTCCTCTACGACGCCGCGCTCCGGGACGGCAAGCTGCCTGGGCCGAGCTGGCGGCCGCAGGGCGGCGTCCGGTTCGGGGAGATCGCCGGCGCGCACCGCACGCTCACCGGGCGCATCCAGCAGCTCcgcggccgcgtcgccgccggcgccggcgaggggtgCAGCGTCGACTACTACGCGCTGCTGGGCGTGCGGCGGGGCTGCACGCGGTCGGAGCTTGAGCGCGCGCACCTCGTGCTGACGCTGAAGCTCAAGCCGGTGCGTTCCGTGTCGTTCGCGGAGCGGCTGGAGCTCGTGGACGAGCACCGCGACCTCGAGGCCGTGCGCGACCAGGCGCGCATGTCGGCGCTGTTCCTGTACCGGATGCTGCACAAGGGGTATTCGTTCATCATGTCGGCGGTGCtggacgaggaggcggcggcgaggcagcaacaagatgaagcagcagtagcagccagGACGACCGCGGCAGCTGCAGGGACACCAACGAGCATGGGCCCGGGGTTGCAAGGCGTCTTCTGCCGCGACATGGCGGTGGTGGGCTCCCTGCTGTCCCGAGGCGGCTTCGACCGGCCGATTCCGGTCAAGTGCGAGGCCATGAGCTGCTAG